The Rhododendron vialii isolate Sample 1 chromosome 8a, ASM3025357v1 genome has a window encoding:
- the LOC131298798 gene encoding NDR1/HIN1-like protein 13 — translation MADKVYPSAKPPAAAANINPTATANRPFPTAKSKLYRPPGYRPAPHRRRSHRSLCCACCLWITLVIFIIILLAAISGAAIYVVYRPQRPSFSISSLQISQFNLTSTTLTSNVNFNLTAKNPNKKLIFFYDPITVSLSTNDGVSIGDGALPAFQLGTKNTTVLTSTVAAVGESLDTTSGGKLQADAKSKSGLGLTVEFDSKISVKIGGVKTKKVKVRVTCEGIKAGLPTVEVVASPAPAPSPVATITRTVTVASPATVSGGKCKVDMRVKIWKWTW, via the coding sequence ATGGCGGACAAAGTCTACCCCAGCGCCAAGCcccccgccgccgccgccaacATCAACCCGACCGCCACCGCCAACCGCCCCTTCCCCACCGCCAAATCAAAGCTCTACCGCCCACCTGGCTACCGCCCCGCACCCCACCGCCGCCGCAGCCACCGCAGCCTCTGCTGCGCCTGCTGCCTCTGGATCACCCTCgtcatcttcatcatcatcctaCTCGCGGCCATCTCCGGTGCCGCCATCTACGTCGTGTACCGCCCTCAGCGCCCCTCCTTCTCCATTTCCTCCCTCCAAATCTCCCAGTTCAACCTCACCTCCACCACCCTCACCTCCAACGTCAACTTCAACCTCACCGCCAAGAACCCCAACAAGAAACTCATCTTCTTCTACGACCCCATCACAGTCTCCCTATCCACAAACGACGGCGTTTCGATAGGGGATGGGGCGTTGCCGGCTTTCCAGCTGGGCACGAAGAACACGACGGTTCTGACGTCGACGGTGGCCGCGGTGGGTGAGAGCCTGGACACGACGTCGGGCGGGAAGCTGCAGGCGGACGCGAAGAGTAAGAGCGGGTTGGGTTTGACGGTTGAGTTTGATTCTAAGATCAGTGTGAAGATTGGTGGGGTGAAGACTAAGAAGGTCAAAGTGAGGGTTACGTGTGAAGGGATCAAGGCTGGTTTGCCCACCGTGGAGGTTGTGGCTTCGCCGGCTCCAGCGCCGTCTCCGGTGGCAACAATTACGAGGACGGTGACGGTGGCCTCTCCAGCGACCGTGTCGGGTGGCAAGTGCAAGGTTGATATGAGAGTGAAGATCTGGAAGTGGACCTGGTGA
- the LOC131335682 gene encoding chaperonin CPN60-like 2, mitochondrial produces the protein MHRVGAALASSIRSSASRKLVQSRVLHDRNYVAKDINFGTGARAAMLQGVNELAEAVKVTMGPKGRNVIIEKKHGAPKVTKDGVTVAKSIEFGEKAKNIGAHLVKQVASATNSAAGDGTTCATVLTQAIFMEGCKLVAAGVNVMDLRTGINMAVDAIIADLKNKALMISTPEEITQVATISANGEREIGELIARAMEKVGKDGVITIADGVTLEDELDVVEGMKLGRGYISPYFVTDQKTQKCELENPLILIHDKKISDMNSLVRILELAVKNNRPLLIVAEDVESDALAMLIINKHRAGLKVCAIKAPGFGENRRANLDDLAVLTGGEVITEERGLNLDKVQVDMLGNAKKVTISLDDTIILHGHGDKKMIEERCEQLRASVEKSTAMFDKEKAQERLSKLSGGVAVFKVGGSSEAEVGERKDRVTDALNATRAAVEEGIVPGGGVALLHATKVLKNLQTANEDQKRGIQIIENALKAPTFTIVSNAGGEGSLVVGKLLEQDDPSLGYDAAKGQYVNMVKAGIVDPLKVIRTALVDAASVSLLLTTTETTVVDLQGEKNPLANRMPNMDDMGY, from the exons ATGCATCGAGTTGGTGCAGCCCTAGCTTCATCTATCAG GTCCTCTGCTTCCAGGAAACTG GTACAAAGTAGAGTTTTACACGACAGAAATTATGTGGCTAAAGATATCAATTTTGGTACCGGTGCTCGAGCGGCTATGCTACAGGGTGTTAATGAGCTTGCAGAGGCTGTTAAAGTCACCATGGGTCCAAAG GGTCGTAATGTAATTATCGAGAAAAAACATGGAGCTCCTAAGGTCACAAAGGATGGTGTCACTGTGGCCAAAAGCATAGAATTTGGGGAAAAGGCTAAAAATATTGGCGCCCACCTTGTAAAGCAGGTCGCTAGTGCGACTAATTCTGCAGCGGGAGATG GTACCACTTGTGCCACTGTCCTCACACAGGCAATATTCATGGAAGGTTGCAAGTTAGTAGCGGCTGGTGTAAATGTGATGGATTTACGTACAGGTATTAATATGGCAGTTGATGCTATTATAGCTGACTTGAAGAACAAAGCCCTGATGATAAGCACACCAGAAGAGATAACACAA GTCGCCACTATTTCTGCCAATGGTGAGCGTGAAATTGGGGAACTGATAGCACGAGCAATGGAGAAAGTAGGGAAGGACGGAGTCATCACTATTGCT GATGGAGTTACTTTAGAAGATGAATTGGATGTTGTGGAGGGGATGAAGCTAGGCAGGGGTTATATATCTCCTTATTTTGTTACTGATCAGAAGACCCAGAAATGT GAACTGGAAAATCCCCTCATCCTTATCCATGACAAGAAAATTTCAGACATGAACTCCCTTGTGAGAATATTGGAGCTGGCTGTAAAG AATAACCGACCGCTGCTTATCGTTGCTGAGGATGTGGAAAGTGATGCACTGGCTATGCTGATTATAAACAAGCATCGTGCTGGGCTTAAG GTTTGTGCCATTAAAGCTCCTGGTTTTGGAGAAAACAGAAGAGCTAATTTAGATGATCTTGCTGTTCTTACTGGGGGAGAG GTTATCACTGAAGAGCGGGGCTTAAATCTTGACAAAGTTCAAGTGGATATGCTTGGTAATGCTAAAAAG GTCACTATTTCTCTTGATGACACCATAATTCTACATGGGCACGGGGATAAGAAGATGATTGAAGAAAGATGTGAGCAG CTAAGGGCCAGCGTTGAGAAGAGCACTGCTATGTTTGACAAGGAGAAAGCACAGGAGCGGTTGTCGAAACTATCTGGCGGTGTTGCTGTTTTCAAG GTTGGGGGATCCAGCGAGGCGGAAGTTGGAGAAAGGAAAGATAGAGTTACAGATGCTTTAAATGCCACAAGAGCAGCTGTGGAAGAGGGAATTGTTCCAG GTGGTGGGGTTGCTCTCTTGCACGCTACCAAAGTCCTGAAGAACCTTCAAACGGCAAATGAAGACCAGAAGAGAGGGATCCAAATAATCGAGAATGCTTTAAAG GCACCTACTTTTACTATCGTATCAAATGCTGGTGGTGAGGGTTCTCTGGTTGTTGGAAAGCTTTTGGAACAAGATGATCCGAGTTTGGGTTACGATGCTGCCAAAG GCCAGTACGTTAACATGGTGAAGGCTGGAATTGTCGATCCTCTCAAAGTAATCAGAACAGCCTTAGTAGATGCTGCCAG TGTCTCATTGTTACTGACAACCACGGAAACTACTGTTGTTGACCTTCAAGGAGAGAAAAACCCACTTGCAAATCGCATGCCAAATATGGACGACATGGGTTACTGA
- the LOC131298799 gene encoding LOW QUALITY PROTEIN: putative pentatricopeptide repeat-containing protein At1g17630 (The sequence of the model RefSeq protein was modified relative to this genomic sequence to represent the inferred CDS: inserted 1 base in 1 codon; deleted 2 bases in 1 codon; substituted 3 bases at 3 genomic stop codons) codes for IFITFHGASSRPLISLPPYLHLSKLSYPPIFSRRISDSLHHQTHNELLDFLDHLLRKSTTIQQCQQLHTQIILTGAHTSSFLAARLGATYTRFGLLFDARKAFESAQVDCFSSLLLWNSILRANVTCGEHEEALRVYLRLRKLGVGADGFSFPLVIRACGLIGDSRLCRNVHSHVLQMGFQYNLHVVNELLVMYGKVGKMGDACQLFDRMAERTHFSWNCMVSGFATNYDCDGAIXMFRKMETEGLEPNLVTESWTSLLSSYARCGRHETTLHFYGEMRKMGIGYTAEALAVVVSVCADSGLLXQGEVIHGYVIKGGFENYLFVYNSLICMYGRNGAVKDAKNLFSVMDIKNIVSWNALITSYSESGLCDEANAIFSQMXNSDVYPMVRPNVISWSAVIGGFASKGCGKESLEIFRRMQTAKAFANSITISSILSICAKYSALRLGREIHGHRIKAIMDGNILVGNGLINMYTKCGSLDKALLVFEEIDGRDLVSXNLMFAGYGMHGLGNYALETFEQMMKAGYNPDGITFVAVLSACSHAGVVSEGRKIFDQMESKFRIEPQVEHCSCIVDLLGRAGFLQEASEMVRSMPIEPTSYVWGALMNSCRMNKNTDIAQETASQIFSIDSETTGSYTLLSNIYASTGRWDDSARVRISAKAKGLKKIPGQSWIEVRKKVHMFSAGNNNTLERGMDEVYNILKDLGLQTEIEGSLPDKSFVPLSMIALKTELRCAISNVVKDLIETLSTTNWF; via the exons ATCTTCATCACGTTTCATGGCGCTTCCTCAAGGCCCTTGATTTCACTTCCACCATATCTCCATCTATCCAAACTCTCCTACCCACCAATTTTCAGCCGTCGGATCTCTGATTCCCTCCACCATCAGACCCACAATGAacttcttgattttcttgatCACCTTCTCCGAAAATCCACAACCATTCAACAATGTCAACAGCTCCACACCCAAATCATCCTCACTGGGGCCCACACGTCCTCATTCTTGGCGGCCAGACTTGGGGCTACCTATACCCGTTTTGGGCTGCTTTTCGATGCCCGAAAAGCATTTGAATCTGCTCAAGTTGATTGCTTTTCAAGCTTGCTTTTGTGGAACTCAATCTTGAGAGCTAATGTAACATGTGGGGAACATGAGGAGGCCCTTAGGGTTTATCTTCGGCTGCGAAAACTTGGGGTTGGGGCTGATGGGTTTAGTTTCCCTTTGGTTATAAGGGCTTGTGGGCTGATTGGTGATTCTAGGTTGTGCAGGAATGTTCATAGTCATGTTTTGCAGATGGGTTTTCAATATAATCTCCATGTTGTGAACGAGTTGTTGGTCATGTATGGCAAGGTTGGGAAGATGGGAGATGCTTGCCAATTGTTTGATAGAATGGCTGAAAGAACCCATTTTTCCTGGAACTGTATGGTTTCAGGATTCGCAACGAATTATGATTGTGATGGTGCTATTTAGATGTTTCGAAAGATGGAAACCGAAGGTTTGGAGCCAAACCTTGTAACG GAGTCGTGGACTTCGTTGTTATCTAGCTATGCTAGGTGTGGGCGTCATGAAACAACGTTGCATTTTTATGGTGAGATGAGAAAAATGGGAATTGGCTATACGGCTGAAGCACTTGCTGTGGTCGTATCTGTTTGTGCTGATTCAGGTTTAC CACAGGGTGAGGTAATCCACGGATATGTGATAAAAGGTGGTTTTGAGAATTACTTGTTTGTGTATAACTCACTTATATGCATGTACGGGAGAAATGGTGCTGTTAAAGATgcaaaaaatttgttttcagtAATGGACATAAAGAATATAGTGAGTTGGAATGCTTTGATAACCTCCTATTCAGAATCTGGATTGTGTGACGAGGCTAATGCTATATTTTCACAGATGTAAAATTCAGACGTGTATCCAATGGTGAGACCTAATGTTATAAGCTGGAGTGCTGTTATTGGTGGGTTCGCTTCTAAGGGATGCGGGAAGGAGTCTTTAGAAATCTTTCGTCGGATGCAAACAGCTAAAGCATTTGCCAATTCCATTACAATTTCCAGCATTTTATCCATTTGTGCAAAATACTCTGCACTTCGTCTTGGCAGGGAAATCCATGGCCATAGAATTAAAGCAATCATGGATGGGAATATTTTGGTGGGAAACGGCTTGATTAATATGTACACTAAATGCGGTAGTCTCGATAAAGCACTTTTGGTGTTTGAAGAAATAGATGGCAGAGATTTGGTTTCATGAAACTTAATGTTTGCAGGGTATGGAATGCATGGACTTGGGAACTATGCTCTAGAAACTTTTGAACAGATGATGAAAGCTGGATATAACCCGGATGGGATCACTTTTGTTGCTGTTCTTTCTGCATGTAGCCATGCCGGGGTTGTTTCTGAGGGTCGCAAGATTTTCGATCAAATGGAATCAAAGTTTAGGATTGAACCCCAGGTGGAGCACTGTTCCTGTATTGTTGACCTCCTTGGGCGTGCGGGGTTTTTACAAGAAGCTAGCGAAATGGTCAGAAGCATGCCGATTGAGCCCACTTCTTATGTCTGGGGAGCTCTAATGAACTCATGTAGGATGAATAAAAACACAGACATTGCACAAGAAACAGCTTCACAGATTTTTAGTATCGACTCAGAGACCACTGGAAGTTACACGCTGCTGTCTAATATTTATGCTTCTACTGGAAGATGGGATGATTCTGCTAGGGTGAGAATTTCAGCAAAGGCCAAGGGTTTAAAGAAAATACCTGGCCAGAGTTGGATTGAGGTGCGGAAGAAGGTACATATGTTCTCAGCAGGGAATAATAATACACTGGAAAGAGGGATGGACGAAGTTTACAATATACTCAAGGATTTGGGGCTGCAGACGGAGATTGAAGGCTCTTTACCTGACAAGAGCTTTGTGCCACTCTCTATGATCGCTCTAAAAACAGAGTTGCGGTGTGCGATATCGAATGTtgtaaaagacttaattgaaactctttctaccaccaattggttttag